A portion of the Cryptomeria japonica chromosome 5, Sugi_1.0, whole genome shotgun sequence genome contains these proteins:
- the LOC131034713 gene encoding subtilisin-like protease SBT1.8, whose protein sequence is MTSSYTVDNQGKAIKDSVTMEAADSFDMGAGHVDPRAALDPGLVYDMAPLDYIDFLCSLNYTRRQISLLTKEPVSCPKSSFEAVDLNYPSFFVVFKSGNNSIKVSRRSVTNVGAEGNVLYRVSVKSPPGVNISVEPQTLVLKKLYDKASYNVKFESNRRSPSASESELYDFGEIRWTCIDGGTQVVRSPVAFTWQSSN, encoded by the coding sequence ATGACGTCTTCCTACACCGTGGATAATCAGGGGAAGGCTATCAAAGATTCAGTTACAATGGAGGCAGCCGACTCATTTGATATGGGTGCAGGCCATGTGGACCCAAGGGCTGCTCTAGATCCTGGGCTTGTCTACGACATGGCACCGCTAGATTATATAGATTTTCTCTGCTCCCTCAATTACACCAGACGACAAATTTCTCTTCTCACAAAGGAGCCAGTTTCCTGTCCCAAATCCAGTTTCGAAGCCGTAGATCTCAACTACCCATCGTTTTTTGTTGTGTTTAAGTCGGGCAACAATTCCATCAAGGTGAGCAGAAGAAGTGTGACGAATGTGGGTGCAGAGGGTAACGTGTTGTATAGAGTGAGTGTGAAGAGCCCTCCTGGCGTAAACATCAGCGTGGAGCCCCAGACGTTAGTGTTAAAAAAACTCTACGATAAAGCCAGCTACAATGTGAAATTTGAAAGCAATCGAAGAAGCCCATCTGCATCTGAGAGTGAGCTATATGATTTTGGAGAGATACGTTGGACATGTATTGATGGGGGAACACAAGTTGTTCGTAGTCCGGTTGCGTTCACCTGGCAATCTTCAAATTAA
- the LOC131034711 gene encoding subtilisin-like protease SBT1.7 encodes MQALDLFPRDGKAHVKAGMPMVTAYMWPQLPRELRKRVPIPSVSPTEWPEDVPFHINHVAIAAFGAIEKGVFVSAIAGNDGPSLSNLSHTAPWITTVGASSIDRDFPASLVLGNQEIYRGTSDFKGGDGKLQGPFPLVYLINPDDSSAREKAKEVARAGGAGMVVANEELLGAQQLFPYILLFPAITVIFKAGEGIKSYINSTSSNTTATATMRLTGLTIVVDTAAAPIVAAFSSRGPSEAYPSVLKPDMLAPGVNILAAYARGVDYFFNSGTSMAFRHVSGIAALIKAIHPTWSPAAIKSALMTTSYIVDNRKRAIRDSVSMEAADSFGMGSGHVDPRSAMDPGLVYDMAPQDYIDFLCSLNYTRRQIALLTKKTVSCPNSSLEARDLNYPSFSVVFKPGNKSIKVSRKRVTIVGAEGNVVYRVSVKSPPGVNISVEPQTLMFKKLYDLKAIEEAHLHLRPIMGNSAFFILLLLAMSGMWLGKATKEDVRKPYIVHMIKSMKPHHFNLHQHWYSSMLSHVSGSDPTANANELLYTYDTLLHGFAARLSEAEAEAMEGMEGCLAVIPSSLDKVATTHTPEFLGLSSSSSFSPGLWSQYSTRGEDIIVGVIDYGILPDHESFNDAYLGPVPSRWKGTCESGRAFNSPHCNRKIIGARYFYKGYQNNQSKINETLEYMSPRDSHGHGTHVASTAAGAAVRGASLLGFANRTATGMAPHARLAIYKACWRDGCDSSDVAAAMEQAIADGVDILSISLHSADVPFHESLRAIAAFGATEKGVFVSAAAGNDGPDVYTLSHTAPWITTVGASGIDRDFPASLVLGNQEILRGTFIFKGDGKLQGPFPLVYVSTSNSSKRYLDGSLDPNVVKGKLVLCDKLLNVSNGGADEVARAGGAGVILANGELLGAEQLLTNPNGLPVISVSFSDGEKIKSYINSRPNNVTATMRLQGLTIVGNATPAPTVAFFSSRVPSEAYPSVLKPDIVAPGRLILAPGVGGASIYGLRSGTSMACPHISGIAALI; translated from the exons ATGCAGGCCTTGGACCTGTTCCCTCGAGATGGAAAGGCACATGTGAAAGCGG GGATGCCCATGGTCACGGCATACATGTGGCCTCAACTGCCGCGGGAGCTGCGGAAACGGGTGCCAATTCCTTCGGTTTCGCCAACAGAATGGCCAGAGGACGTGCCATTCCACATAAATCACGTAGCCATTGCAGCATTTGGAGCGATAGAAAAGGGAGTATTTGTTTCTGCAATTGCAGGCAACGACGGACCTTCTTTATCTAATCTGAGTCACACGGCGCCCTGGATAACTACCGTAGGTGCGAGCAGCATCGACAGAGACTTCCCTGCTTCTCTGGTGTTGGGCAACCAGGAGATATACAGAGGCACCTCCGACTTCAAAGGAGGAGATGGAAAATTGCAAGGGCCATTCCCTCTCGTCTAT TTGATCAATCCAGATGACTCTAGCGCACGGGAGAAGGCCAAGGAAGTAGCCAGAGCTGGCGGTGCAGGAATGGTCGTGGCTAATGAAGAGCTCCTTGGAGCACAGCAGCTGTTTCCCTACATTTTACTATTTCCCGCTATCACCGTAATTTTCAAAGCTGGTGAGGGAATAAAATCCTACATCAACAGCACATCGAGTAATACTACTGCCACGGCCACCATGCGTCTCACGGGATTGACTATTGTGGTAGACACAGCAGCCGCTCCCATCGTAGCTGCATTTTCATCGAGGGGGCCGAGTGAAGCATATCCTTCTGTTCTCAAGCCTGATATGCTTGCTCCTGGTGTCAACATATTAGCAGCATACGCTAGAGGTGTGGACTACTTCTTTAATTCGGGGACCTCCATGGCCTTTCGTCATGTCAGCGGCATCGCAGCGCTCATAAAAGCCATCCATCCCACGTGGAGCCCTGCCGCCATCAAATCTGCTCTCATGACCACTTCCTACATTGTGGATAATAGAAAGCGGGCGATCAGAGATTCAGTTAGCATGGAGGCAGCCGACTCATTTGGTATGGGCTCCGGACACGTGGACCCAAGATCTGCAATGGATCCTGGGCTTGTCTACGACATGGCACCGCAAGATTATATAGATTTTCTCTGTTCGCTCAATTACACCAGACGACAAATTGCTCTTCTCACAAAGAAGACAGTTTCGTGTCCCAACTCTAGTTTGGAAGCCAGAGATCTCAACTACCCATCATTTTCTGTTGTCTTTAAGCCGGGCAACAAATCGATTAAGGTGAGCAGAAAACGTGTGACGATTGTGGGTGCAGAGGGTAATGTGGTGTATAGAGTGAGTGTGAAGAGCCCTCCTGGCGTAAACATCAGCGTGGAGCCCCAGACGTTGATGTTTAAAAAACTCTACGATTTGAAAGCAATCGAAGAAGCCCATCTGCATCTGAGG CCAATAATGGGCAACAGCgccttcttcattctccttctcttAGCTATGTCTGGAATGTGGTTGGGCAAGGCCACAAAAGAAGATGTAAGAAAGCCCTATATTGTTCATATGATCAAGTCCATGAAACCCCATCATTTCAATTTACATCAACACTGGTACTCTTCAATGCTAAGCCACGTCTCGGGATCGGATCCCACTGCAAATGCAAATGAGTTGTTATACACATATGATACTCTCTTGCACGGCTTTGCTGCGAGACTGAGCGAAGCAGAGGCCGAAGCAATGGAGGGTATGGAGGGGTGCTTGGCCGTGATCCCTTCCTCCCTCGATAAAGTTGCCACTACACACACGCCAGAGTTTTTAGgtctctcatcctcctcctcttttTCTCCTGGATTATGGTCTCAATACTCCACTCGTGGCGAAGATATTATTGTGGGTGTGATTGACTACGGCATATTGCCTGACCACGAAAGCTTCAACGATGCTTACCTTGGACCTGTTCCCTCCAGATGGAAAGGCACGTGTGAAAGCGGGCGGGCCTTCAATTCGCCACACTGTAATAGAAAAATCATTGGAGCTCGGTACTTCTACAAAGGCTACCAGAATAACCAATCTAAAATTAACGAAACGTTGGAGTACATGTCCCCCAGAGACTCCCACGGGCATGGAACACATGTGGCCTCAACTGCCGCGGGAGCTGCGGTAAGAGGTGCCAGTCTCCTCGGTTTCGCCAACAGAACGGCCACAGGAATGGCTCCTCATGCCAGGCTGGCCATCTACAAAGCTTGCTGGAGAGACGGTTGCGATTCGAGCGACGTCGCTGCTGCCATGGAACAAGCCATTGCTGATGGCGTCGATATCCTTTCAATCTCACTACACTCAGCAGATGTGCCATTCCACGAGAGTCTCAGAGCCATAGCCGCGTTCGGCGCGACAGAAAAGGGAGTATTTGTTTCTGCCGCGGCAGGCAACGATGGACCAGATGTTTATACTCTGAGTCACACGGCGCCATGGATTACAACCGTAGGTGCGAGCGGCATCGACAGAGATTTCCCTGCTTCTTTAGTATTGGGCAACCAGGAGATATTGAGAGGCACCTTCATCTTCAAAGGAGATGGAAAATTGCAAGGGCCATTCCCTCTCGTATATGTCTCCACCAGCAACAGCTCAAAGCGTTATCTTGATGGCAGCCTCGACCCCAACGTGGTAAAAGGTAAGCTAGTGCTGTGTGATAAGTTGTTAAATGTAAGTAATGGAGGTGCCGATGAAGTAGCTAGAGCAGGAGGTGCAGGAGTTATTTTGGCCAATGGTGAGCTCCTCGGAGCAGAGCAGCTGCTTACCAACCCAAATGGTCTGCCGGTTATTAGCGTGAGCTTTTCAGATGGAGAGAAAATCAAATCCTACATCAATTCAAGGCCGAACAACGTCACGGCCACCATGCGTCTCCAAGGATTGACTATCGTGGGGAATGCAACACCCGCTCCCACTGTGGCTTTTTTTTCATCCAGGGTCCCGAGCGAAGCATATCCTTCTGTTCTCAAACCTGATATCGTTGCTCCCGGTAGGCTCATATTGGCACCAGGCGTGGGAGGAGCTTCAATCTATGGGTTGCGCTCCGGGACGTCGATGGCATGTCCACACATCAGCGGAATTGCAGCGCTCATATAA